One Nicotiana sylvestris chromosome 12, ASM39365v2, whole genome shotgun sequence genomic window carries:
- the LOC138882965 gene encoding uncharacterized protein, translating into MPTGRLAKWQILLTEFDIVYVLCTAMKAQALADHLAENPVDDEYQPLSTYFPDEEVNSVEVTSEDANAWKMFFDGAVNAKGIGIGVILISPTGQHYPAIARLRFFYTNNTVEYEACIMGMNMAIDQDVEELLTMGDSDLIIRQAQDEWETRDVKLIPYRQHVEDLSKRFKSVEFRYIP; encoded by the coding sequence atgcccacggggaggttagcaaaatggcaaatcctgcttaccgagtttgacatagtctatgtcctCTGCAcggcaatgaaggctcaagcttTAGCAGATCACTTAGCGGAAAATCCTGTTGATGATGAGTATCAGCCTTTGAGCACTTACTTTCCGGACGAGGAAGTAAACTCAGTTGAGGTAACTTCAGAAGAcgccaatgcttggaaaatgttctttgatggagctgtgaACGCAAAAGGTATCGGGATTGGGgtaatcttgatctcacccacagGTCAGCACTATCCGGCCATAGCCCGGCTTCGGTTTTTCTACACCAACAACACtgtcgagtatgaagcctgcattatgggtatgaacatggcaattgaCCAAGATGTGGAAGAATTATTAACCATGGGAGATTCGgacttgattatccgacaagctcaggatgaatgggaaactcgggatgtcaagcttattccttacaggcaacatgtggaagatcttagcaagcggttcaagtcagtcgagttcaggtacattccttgA